TGAGACGGGTGTTTGATGATGATTAGTAGTGGGTCCAAATTAGGAGGGCCAAGAAAAAAGGAGTttgagagagaaggggaggattTGTACAGTTGATCATCTTGATTTATGCTGTTGCACTGTTAATtaattctagtttatttttcattctTTCCATGTGTGTTCTACTAGTACTAGtgtatatctctctctctctcttaattttattttttcagtgTGCCTGTGGCTGTGTttatgtttagatccaaaatttggatccaaactttggtcctttttcatcacatcaacctatcatacacacacaacttttcagtcatatcatctccaatttcaattaaaatctaaactaaactttacgctgaactaaacacaaccgtGTTGCTCTACATGGCAATGATCTTGTGCTTATCACCTTGGGATCTACTACTCCTTTGTCTTGTGATGTCACTGTTTAGTATTACTACTCCTATCTTGTATGGCAGCAAACATTATCAGCAATTTCCATTCTTTTCTGTGGTTACTGAAACAATATTTGCATGTACTACTATCTCAATATCTTTGTTTAATTGTAGTTCACCTGGTGGATTTTTATCCCAGCTACTATAACatttttttagggtttgttCACTTTGTAGCCAAATCAAccttgtcaaattttgatagCGTTGAATGTATTTAGTTTGACGcctttgtaaaatttgatagcACTTTTATGAGAGAAAAGTTCCGGAACTATGGCATTGCTAAGATcatatttagtttatttgcatGCTGAAAAGGATAATAAAGTGAATAAGCTTTTAAAAATATTACCAAAGGGTGTTTTACAAGACTTGATTACCTTGTTTGGTGCGCCGGAATTTCACAAAAACTATAAATTCCGAGATATGAACAAAGAGAGAACATTGTGGATAATGTCCCCCTTGTCCTAGCACCTCTGTTAGTAGAATGAGATGAGCTAATTTAGGGCTTTTATGGGTTGGCCAAATAGAAATGATTCATTTTGCTATTCCTATTCATGCATTGGAGATGATGGATCTCTTTCACACAAGTAGACACACTCCCAAAGTTTTTCAGGGCTTGGTCATCACATCTCTACTTGAATCATGAATGGCAAACCCCACACACAAGATATTACTAAAAAGGATACCAAAttaatcaaaataaaaaaagggtGGAAAAGCAAGCAAACCTAATGAAGAGATCAGCAAAGCATGTCAGTGAAGATAATTCGGTGGTGATGCAATGGTACAGAGACAAAAGAGCTTTTAAAAAATGGGTGAGAAAATCAGAAAATTATTTATAGTACTAGGACTAGTATAATGTACTCCCTCACTcctctaatataagggattttgatattttgcttgctgtttgaccactcgttttatttaaaaatttatataaatataaaaataaaaagttgtgtttaaagtactttggataataagtcacaaataataattctaaaatttttttgaacAAGACAATGGCAAAACAATataagcaaaatatcaaaatcacaCTTATTAAGAGATGGAGGGTGTACTGTACTATTTcattagagagagagatggcgttTTCACGGGTGATTGgattaattaacagaggaaagGGCGTCGTTATCTGGAATGGGTGGTAACACAAGTTGGTTTATCCCTTTAATTATTGCCTGTCGCGTCAGCTTTCAGTTTGCTGCTGCTCTGCTCTCTCTGTTGCTGCTACTGTGCTATACTGCTGCCGCGTGGATCTCGAGGCATATCCAATGGCGTAGCCTGTTTGTTGGCCCAGATATTTGTTTGGTTTTGCTACAGAaaattactttttttatttttcattttgttAGTATGGTTTTAGGATGAGTATTTTGCGTCTACACCGTCGATGACAGCAACCAGCTGATTGCTTATCCCATAATTGAGATCTCTTTCAGACACTGTCCAAGCTGGTTTGTAACGCTGCACTGTCTTTGCTGACTTCTTTCAGTATAGTGAAAAATTTTATACCCTTTCCTTtctacaaattacttttaaatgtttagattaCGATGGATGGAAGGTATATGGGTCTATCTGTGATAGTACACACTTTAATAATATACGTAGcatattttatagtttttttcttaaaaaaacatggaccaaagtttaaatttaaatagtgaTGGTATGAGTTATTTGAGAACGGAGGAAGTTGCTTTAGAATGAATTGACTAGCGGTTGGATATAAGTATGCAACTCTATGATATGATATAAGTATGCAACTCTATGATATCGAGAGAGTATCTAGGGTAGACAATTGGGTTTACCTTAGCATGCGACAAGGGGTTATCGTACCCTAGTGATAATCCCGAATCCCGACGGGTTATCGTACCCTAGCGGTAATCCCGATAAACACGGTAACCATACAGTTACCGTAGTGGACAATGAGAAAATGGGATGAAATCTATCAAAAAAAGTATATATCAGATTATGTTTAAATTCTTTTAAACTTGACATGGTTATCAGGCCCTACCTACCATTTACCCTAAGTCCTGATATGGtggtgctttttttttaagatgaagattaagttttttgcgcaaaatgaggtggtattaacgtatgattgattgaattttaattattacagacttgaaaaatatattaatatggtattttagagcaactttcatatagaaagttttcacacgaaacgtactgtttaacagtttaaaaagcgtgccacgaaaattttAATCTTCATTCAaatcttgttggagaaaagaacaggacCATAATTGAAACCGCGAACGGTAAGGAAACCTACTCGACAGCGACTACTAAGGACTACTTTGTAGAGCCAGACTTTCTTCAACTAAATCCAAACATTTGATTTTAAAGGCTACTAAAAATTATTAATTCATGGGAAGAAAAACCTATTATTTTACCAACCTCTATGCAAAGAGAAAACCAATTACTTAAAAGAGATCAGCAAGGAGAGTCAAAATTGTTGGCCTGTCCAAATGCGCGTGTGGAAATTAAAATCAAAGAATGAATGAATGGATGCAGTGGTCTTATCATTGAAAAGTGATTCGATTCTGGGAGACCcacacccacacacacaaaaacaaaCGCAAATAcgcattgcattgcatgcaaAGGTGGATTTCCTGCGTGGCCCATTGGCTAGCAGCTACTACCACTGCCACTGCTGCAACCTCTGCAACTCATATCCACATCAAATTATCAATATATCATCACTGCCGCATTGCCTCCATCCTGCTGCTACAGCCAAATATTTCGGGGGTGTTTAGAcgagggtgtaaagttttttttttcatatcacatcagttattatatagggtgtcgtatggTGTGTTTGGGCATTAATAAAAAAGCTAATTACAGAATTCGTCAGTAAACAGCGagaagaatttattaagcttaagtaatctgtcattagcaaatatttactatagcaacacattgtcaaatattatggagcaattaggtttaaaagattcgtctcgcaaattagtcgtaatatgtgcaattggttatttttttagcctatatttaatacttcatacaggtattcaaacgttcgatgtgacatgatttaaaatttttgtgtgaaAACTTAACAAAGACCTTCATTCTGGTCCAGGAGGCGACAGGAAAGAGTGTATATtacgaaaaaaaaattttgtaaaaaattataaatcttACGATACTAAACTATACGGATTTATAAAAATTGATGGTCAAATATAGATATATTTAAGTTAAAACAAACCGAtaacaaaactattttaaaatcAAGGGAGTACATATCATAATAATCTCCATAAATGCTGAAAAATGTACATAATTAAATTACTAGCGATTTGGTTCagagaatcacatattcatataATGTAAATTCTAGCAAATAGAGTTTAACAAGAGCAGAAAATGTGTAACAACCTCGTATCTTGCTTAATCAAGAGCCTCCCTACGTTTTCTTAGGCTGAGTTCGCTTCAGTGCTTATAATTTTCGCCGGCACGTGAAACGAGGCAAACCATTAGCCTATAATTAATCGACTATTAATTATtactatttaaaaaatagatttatttgattttttaaaagaaacttctatacaaaatttttttcatgaaaaatgaGAAAGTAACTGGTCCAAAATGCTGAAACGAACTCACCCTAATCTCTAGGGCATAAGTAGCTTGTAACCATATAGAATAAGTCTAttgaccctgtttagatgggactaaaacttttaagtccctatcacatcggatgtttggacactaattataaatattaagcgtagactattaataaaacccatccataatcttggactaattcacgagacgaatctataagcctaattaatctatgattagcctatgtgatgctacagtaaacattctctaattatggattaattaggcttaaaaaatttgtctcgcaagttagctttcatttatgtaattagttttgtaggtagtctatatttaatactctaaattagtatctaaatacagagattaaagttaagtccctgaatccaaacaccaccaaaTCTGAAATAGAGATTTTCTTTCGAGTTCATATCCTTGTAGCTAGTAAACACGCTGGATTTTGGACCATGGTCCCAATCATGTAAACATTGGCCAGCATCAGCTATTCAACTTATCAGCTACTCATTCAATTCCTCACATTATTCAGCTCCTCCATGAATTCAGCAAATGAGTCAACCTGTCTCAATCTTATTCTGTTGAGCCCGTCCTTTTACTATGCACATATCTCATATGCCAGATCCTCATTTTCCCCCTTCATTTGAACTGTATATATGGCACCAAGGAAGGCCTCTTTCAGTCATTTGTCTTGAGGTCAGCTACTTGTCAGTCACGAGGTGAGATTGAAACACCCCATATGTTGTGTAATGAAAGTATTTTGTCTATTTCATATGTTGTGTAATGAAAGTAGTAGCCAGATACAATTCGAATCGGAGCGAATTTGAAAAACCCTTCTCGGCCCAAGCCTAAATGCCTTTTGAGAGAGTTTAAGATACAAGAGCTGATTGGTAGTCAGCTTCTGAAAATTTGAATAAACTAGGTTTTCTACCTTATTTAGATTTTTGAAAAattggattctacaactacaacttTTCAGAATCTTAACGAAAAGTTAGATTGTTCAGGGAAGATTCTGATTCTGAGAAAATCTACCGCTGCCAAAAGTTTCTCCAACCAGGTCCTAAGTCGACTAAATAACCTTATGCCCTGTTTGGactggcgaaaaaaaaaagaattcttgATAATTTGATCATGTTTCCATAGCACGAGTCACATATATACAATTTTCTTTTTGTCAAAGGCATATGTACAATTTGATAATGTTGGTGTCAGTATCGGATTACGTACACGTCAGCGATCCTGTGGCACCAAATAAAAAGGTAGCTTGAAAACTATATTCAGTTGAGCTCACACCGTTTGTTTGATATATCTGGGTGTACTAAACCAAAGGAAAATCAGCACCAATCAGCCATCACTAAATAGTGCCAGAAAGCGACCACCCAATTAACACGACGACAATACCCCCACAGCGGATAAGATCTGTAACGCGTGTCCTCCACGCTGACGTGGACCGGGGGTATATGCACGTCACATGTTCCAACGTGGATAGTTGCTCCTTACTCTCTTTTGAGTAATAAACTGCGTCTACGGTATATAAACTTAGTATGTGGGTGTAATCTAGtgaaaaacttaaaaatgaGTATATAGATGTAAAAACTTGGCTAGTGCGTGCATTTTGGTTAAAAGATCAAAATATTCCACACCATACCTTTTATGCCATCTTGATAAAGATCTACATGTATTATATGTATTGCTTTTAATTGGTTAGTTGTAATAATaaataatctatcgatttgAAACCAAAAGATATATGATTATCAAAAGTAAGTGCATGCAAATAACATAATTTTTGAGCAATTTGACTAATCAACATATTAATTGTCTCAGGTTATGAACATGGCGAAACACGAAATTGAATCCATGAGCCAACAATCTAGTAGTTATGCTTATAATATCAGGATTAATGAAAGACATAtatcagtgttttttttttgactaaaatGCACGTGATTGTTAAGTTCATGTACCGGTTTACTTATTTCTTGCACTAAATCGCACCCACTTACGGTGGGCGCAATTTACTCTTCTCTTTTTATtcctttatttattttgtgaattgggtaaaataaaaaaacacccTTAATGGGCTGGGCCCAACTGGACTGTAGTGGGCTAAGGCACGGCACGTGTACAATAGCAACGGTGCAGCACGATATGTCCGAAGCATGAGCACGGCACAAACATGGCTCAAACAAACACCTATAGCTTCCCTCTTTTGTTTTTACCGTTATGTTCatacgttgcaacgggtaaaaaccATATAATTAGAGATGTGTTAGGAGGGTGATTGAGAAACATTGGATCTGGTAGTTACGTAATCAGAGTGGACACGCCGCGTGCAATTGGAGGGGATGGAAGAAGATGAttcgctttttttttccttcccccGTTCATTTTCTTTCATTATAACCATTTTCTTTAATAAAAAAGATTAACATAGGCTCATCAAAGTCTTGGGTCATGTTTGGGCTTCTTGATCGACATGTGGGCCGGTACAACATGACCCGTTTCGCTAGCCGTGCTTAACAAGTCATACCCTAATGGGTGCTGTCCTGTTGCATATTCTATCCGTTCTATAAAAAAATGTCTTAGTTCAAATCTACTCTCTTCATTTCAAAATAAGCCAAGATCGTACCggtatatctagattcattgtgcTACGATGCATTACATCTGGTAGTCATTGATGTATAGAAATTAAAGAAAACAACCATACAATGCGTGTAACCATACAAAAGCTTCAGGCCCAGTAGTGTATATGATAGGTGCATATGATATGGTAGTGTATCGGTACgagattggtttattttgggatacAGGAgtagaagtttattttttatggcaCAAGTCTCGTTCACATTTGTTTTCATAtatttccaaaataaaaaatgtcTTGGAAGCTCGTTATCGAACATAACGGAGCGAATACCACCAATAGCAAAATTCTCACATatgagaatgaaaaaaaaacaatatttttggcGACTTAAATTGCTGTGCTATATACGCGATGAGAAAAGGTGACTTGGTCGCATGAATGAaacttataaaaagaaaaaaaaacataacgaTGTGTTTTTCACACATATTTATAAGCGCCTGCGTTTCactgtgtttttttaattaaaaagtaaaaataaaataaaaagcatATCGATTTCAggactccccccccccccccccccaccaattccctccccttccccgttTCATCTGCTGCGGCCGGACTCCCTCCACgaatcctcctccgccgccgtcgccgccgccgccgccgcaaggtACGGTGTATGCTGGGTGCCCTCTCCTCCGCTCTCCTCCTACGGATCTGCTCGCTTCCGCCTTCTCTCTGCTCGTTCTGGGAGGACGTGTGATCTGATGGATGTTTATGGATGGTTGGGAGCCGAGGGCGATCTGTTCTTGCCATGTTAGATCTCTGACGCGTGGTGCGTAGCGACGTGTTATGTTAGATCccgagccttttttttttgttttttttggtctGAGATTTATGGGGGCGGTGATCTTCCTTCCGCCTCGTTCATGAACGGTTTGGATCTCTGATCTGTTCGTTCTTGTTGTTACTACTTGAATTCCTGATCCGCGTTACTGCGTGCGTATCGTATCCCCGCGATAATTCAGCTCTTCTTCTTTGTCTCTGTGATCTCTTGCATATGGTGCTACAACTACAAGTGAAGCATCGCATAAGGCTCATTTGTAGATTTGTTCATGTCTCTGTTGCCTGTTGATAGTGTCATCCAAGTGGTGTTCGTTtctaatgaagatgaagatgaagatgaagttgagttttaattatgaCAAACTTAAAAGTTGGATTTGTTTGATATTACAAAGCAACTTATATGTACGTACGAAACGtgttgtttagtagtttgaaagaCGTGATGATGGGGATTGAGGTAAAATAGAAACGAAAACCACCTAAGTCTCACAGTGTCGATTCAATTAGAAGATGCAGTTTAGCTAGTCTATTAGAAAACTGTTTATTGGTCTCATGTCCTTTGGGGACTGAGTAGATTCTACTTCTTATATTCAGCCTTTTGCCATTGTTATCCTTTCCTATCTGTCGTCTGCAATTTGTGCTTCCATCATATGATGGGTGCCTGTACTTCTGAATTTCTTGTTGAACTTATTGATGCAACATGTTTGATTATTGAACTTTGCATTGTGTGTATACCACTAGTGCTGTCATTCTAATCTTTGAAGCCTGTATTGCCCTTGCAGAGAGCTAAAACAAGATGCCGGCTAATGGCGATGGCCCTGCCAGAGGGAGCGCAGCAGCTGCCGCAAGCTTGCGCAGGCGCAGAACCACTGgcggtgccggtgccggtgctAGAGGTGGCACCAGCACAATGCTTCAGTTCTACACTGAAGAGGCTGCTGGGTGCAAGATGTCCCCCAATGCTGTTCTGATCATGAGCATCGGGTTTTTCGCGGTCGTTGCCCTTCTCCATGTTTTCGGCAAGCTATACCGTACCTCCTCCAACTAGGTTGACAATGCTATTATCCATGACTAGCAGATTCAGTCAACAGAGGATTTCGTTTGTAGAGTTCCTTCAATGCATAGCAAATTGCTATTCGATTATGAAAAGTTTTCTGTTATCATCATAGAATGTCACATACCTTTCAGTGGAGATGTTTATGGTTGAATTCTTAAATGCGTCATTTGTTGATCATTAATTTGCTGTTGTGGTTATTCTCGCGAATGTTTGTTTCTGCAATGAAGTATGTCCTGATTATCTGACatcctagattgattttggcTATCTTCAGTCTGATCCTTTTGTATCTCGCCCTTTACATTAAGCAATGGAGCATTGTGCAACAGTACAGTACATCCATGGCAATTTCACTATTAGGGATTTTCTCCAGTAGAAAACAATGAATCCCATACATACGGATTTGGGTTCACCTGCAGTCAGTCATTATGTTATAATGTATTGGCTGCCTATGCATGTGCATCTGAAATGCTCAAAGCTGTAGCTGGCAGTGTAATATGGATTCAGAAATGCTCTTAGTTGAACTGGCTTAGTCTCCCTGTCCCTAAGCCCTCATTAAGTCATTATTCAGACATTGACAGCAAAGCAACACTGTTACTTGGCATCAAATCTGGCAGAAAGTATTACAACTCCGTCTAGTTATCCTGTCAAAAACACTATCGTATTCCCGGTTGGGTATTTGCTGCTGTGCTTGTTCTGAAGAATCTGCAGTTGATCACGTACCTGGATACATATGAGTCGCCAATGAAGCTGCAAAGCAAAAATAACTAAACTCATGTGCAACATAACTATAGTTGGGTATCTTTATGTCACCAATTTTATTGTGAAAGCTCTCTATCATAACATTGTTAATTACTCCAATATAGATGAGGACATGAAACAAAATGCACTGCACTACATGTGAAATGTTACTGGTAACAGGAATGCACATCTAGTGCAGCTTAAATCGTCGACGAGCTCAACAAAGCAATGTATCGAGCTAGGCAGCTAACTGGATTTGATATCTGGACTCAAGCATTATGATTGTTTGGGTGcccaaaaaaaagttatttgcTACACAAAATTGTTAGTACATCACTTGGGTTGCTGTTGCTATTCAGGTCATGGAATGAAGAATAGTCATGGTCTTTTCAGACAGAGAATCGTATCAACCGATAATAAAACCTCCCCTAAAAAAGATAAAATCGAGAGAGGTCCATGAAGATTAGGCATTTCTGTATTTCTCCACCTTCCATTTCCTCTTGAATAAATTGCCTTCTCTTTTGTGAGTGTACTCTCCCTCCAATAGCTTTTATATGACGTttaggaacaaaaaaaaagtgagtgATTTAGTGCAATTTTTCTTGTCTGAAACTCCAAATAATTTtgaccggagggagtacaagattGTTACGACGCAGCCATCCGTTGGGAAAAAAACGTTCTGAAGATAGTTGAATGCAAAGTTCAAAGTCATCATTTATAACGTTCTTCTGGTAACCATCTTCCAacagagagatttttttttctagtaatgcAATGATCAACATGATAAATAGTCGGGGTATTGCCCATGCCACAAACCTGACAACGATCTGGAATTCTACCAAGATGCATTTTTCTGCCTTCAAAACATTTGTTTCTAACCTTTAGGAATCATCCAGCTGTGGAGGTATATAAGTAGTTAAATCACCCTCGAAATATTTAGTCTTAACAATTTGTGGCCATAATAATCCTTGTTCACATTCTAATTTCCACCAACACTTGCAAAGCAAATTGATATTTGAAAGTCTAAAGGATTTGATACGCGGACCATCTTAATGCTTGGGTTTGCAAACACCTTTTCCCATTTCACTGAAAATGCCATATTTTCTTTAGGGTGACCACCCTCTCAAAGAAAAGCCAGAAGCTTAGTCAATTAAAGATTTATAAGCAAAAGGATCATTAACATGTGTTACATTGGAATGCTAGTCAAGCATGAATGAATTAATTGAAGTTATTCTTCCTCCAACAGAAACATCACTTCAATAAGATAAATCTAGCCTTTTGGCAATTTTTCCGACTTGAGAATTCCGAATCACAAACTTTCACCCTGGAGAATTCAGCAGGCACTCCCAACTAACCCAAACACACCATCAACTcaagaaaaattattttaagCCCAGATAATTACTTTACATATAAcaatttttcatatttcttCTTTCTACCACATCACCATCCTTTTGCCAGATGACACTGTCATCTGCATCCGGTAAAATAGCCACTCCTCAGATGAGGAACTGAACCACGCGCTAGATTGTTTAACTTGTTAAGTCTAATCAGTTCTCAAAAATTCAAACCAGAAACAAACATGGTTTCATTTCTCAAATAGCAATCACCCACTATCGAAGTAATgtatagggatgaaaacggatcggaaaCGGATGgaaactagctttatcatattcgttttcatattttttttcggaatcggaatcggaatcgaaaactcggatacggaaatgaaatcgaatattatcgaatatagatacggagcgaatacgagaCGGAACGAATACGGTAGCGAATATTTACCGATATATAAAAAGCCcctcaaattgagtttcttgataaaggaagagatatcacttattattttagttaaaCATCGCTAACAATTATATCATCAATTTTGTAGACGGTCTCACAACCGTAtgtgaaaaatcgatttttattgttgttcctctaagagatccatatgcaaatatgattatcattttctatTCTCAAGACCTTTTACTATATGTATAACTTACTTGccattgtataaattggagatgttatttattttacttcacatCCTCGAAACTTGCAATATTTGTTTTATGCTTTAAAtgctttcaaatacaaatgttataaactacaaagtggtagatcccgttgagctctacaactttgatatGGAACACATCTCCATCAGATATCGTTTGAATTGTAAATctgagattttgtaaaaattaatatggtatattataatgaatatttagacccttaaataacctcaaataataaaatagtcaatatgaaagttgtagatctcatcgagctctacaatgttgatataaagtttgtcttcatctgattccgtatgaaaaagttatgtatatatacatgttttttctaaaatttactcaatgtctgcggatatccgaaaaaaattccagatagtttccgaccgttttccgattccgacggatagtacccatactgtattcgttttcgtttccgagaaaaaaaatccgaattcgtttccgaatccgagaattttcggatagttccgaccgaaactatccgaatccgaaaaaAGGTCCGGACGGACGGAACTATCCGAACCAGTTTCATCCCTAGTAATGTAGAGTATTCATCTCTATTTGTGGGATTCAGATATAGTAGAATTGGTTCTCGGAATCGCCAATACGACTAGGAAATGAGAAACTACATACACTTTGTTACTGATCACACTGATCTAGctcctaaaaaaaatcttaacacCTCATAGTTAATGTACGCCTGAAAAAAATTGCACTGCAAACAACAAATGGATTAACTGAAATTGCCACACAAATGCCAACAAAGGTATATCAACCGGCTGGTCACAACTTCACAAGTACAAAAGAAACCATCGGcaccatcacatcacatcacatctagCTTAATTAGTTCAAAGCAGTACTTGCAATTTGACAGAGGCTTAAAATTAGTACTAAGTGTCATCCTCATAAAGGTAGTAGTTAGCCATGGATTAGTCAAGCATTGAATGCACATGAGACATGAATTAAGGTAGCACTGACCAGGCGATCATGACCGACATCCTGC
This genomic window from Oryza sativa Japonica Group chromosome 12, ASM3414082v1 contains:
- the LOC9266625 gene encoding protein transport protein Sec61 subunit beta, which gives rise to MPANGDGPARGSAAAAASLRRRRTTGGAGAGARGGTSTMLQFYTEEAAGCKMSPNAVLIMSIGFFAVVALLHVFGKLYRTSSN